The proteins below come from a single Candidatus Chlamydia sanziniae genomic window:
- a CDS encoding LysM peptidoglycan-binding domain-containing protein, with product MALKRKTKWLWQVLILSMGLNVLFLFLFYSAIFQKDIYKLRLFSGPLIAKSSQGIHIPEDFLETLSQASLNELLLSLKDESFVYGRPVKFWALSVAITVHHVDITPVLPHPLTFTELKSPSRIWFLPNIDNREFPAICHYLSTHRYPYTSQGLFLRISRSLAEGQVDEDCLYSFCLTPEFLYFRTLLAGAELEVASVASLARMVIEEGAELFFSLCNEEARHSAISDRQRQKVLRAYLDREVALAALLLLVHDSDAVLHEFCNEDVQKILHLLPSGSPYRERFLARLVNSPRKECSRPVYPEKKELEEVLEQEYVIQEGDSLWLIAQRFHISVEKLKEKNQLKNDRLLPGRVLRLPPKSS from the coding sequence ATGGCTTTAAAAAGAAAAACGAAGTGGCTGTGGCAAGTCCTGATCCTTAGCATGGGTTTGAATGTCCTTTTTCTTTTTTTATTTTATTCCGCAATCTTTCAAAAAGATATCTATAAATTGCGGTTGTTTTCTGGACCTTTGATAGCAAAAAGTTCTCAAGGAATTCATATTCCTGAAGATTTTTTAGAGACGCTTTCTCAGGCTTCTTTAAATGAACTCTTGTTGTCTCTCAAAGATGAAAGTTTTGTTTATGGAAGACCAGTAAAATTCTGGGCTTTAAGTGTAGCAATCACAGTGCATCATGTGGACATTACTCCTGTGCTCCCGCATCCACTCACTTTTACAGAATTGAAAAGCCCTTCAAGGATTTGGTTTCTTCCTAATATTGACAATCGAGAGTTCCCCGCGATTTGTCATTACCTTTCCACTCATCGTTATCCTTACACTTCTCAAGGTTTGTTCCTACGCATTTCCCGTTCTTTGGCAGAAGGTCAGGTAGATGAGGATTGCCTCTATAGTTTTTGTTTAACTCCAGAATTCCTTTATTTCCGAACATTATTAGCAGGTGCTGAGCTTGAGGTAGCTTCAGTAGCTTCTTTAGCTCGTATGGTGATTGAAGAAGGAGCAGAGCTTTTCTTTTCCCTGTGTAACGAGGAAGCTCGTCACTCAGCAATCTCAGACCGGCAGCGGCAGAAGGTATTGCGAGCGTATCTTGATCGTGAGGTTGCTTTGGCAGCTTTATTGTTGCTAGTTCATGATAGTGATGCTGTTCTCCATGAATTTTGTAATGAAGATGTACAGAAAATTTTGCACTTACTTCCTTCGGGATCTCCTTATAGGGAACGTTTTTTAGCTAGGTTAGTAAATTCTCCTCGAAAGGAATGCAGCAGGCCTGTCTATCCAGAGAAAAAGGAACTTGAGGAAGTCTTAGAGCAGGAATATGTAATACAAGAAGGGGACTCTTTGTGGTTGATCGCTCAGCGTTTTC
- the pheT gene encoding phenylalanine--tRNA ligase subunit beta, protein MQVPLSLLQTYFSSPLSTKEILEACDHIGIEADVHITTPLSCTSIITARIVQTAPHPNANKLLVAILTDGKQEYQIVCGASNCRAGLIVPLALPGAKLIDSRGQTQTIKKAKLRGIESQGMCCSKKEIGLSDTSIQKENLLELPETTPLGEDIATLFDNVSLELSLTPNLGHCASLLGLAREICHVTQADLVIPQQFSFDPLSTTPMPLHSDPSVCPMFCYAVISGLFLRPSPQELQEALLALKQKPINAIVDITNYIMLCLGQPVHAYDARKVVLDSLGVQKLPSPQSYTLLNGETVLIPSGATVVCDAHRILALGGVMGGQETSITESTTTIVLEAAYFLPTAIRASQKLLLIHSEAAYRFSRGVDPQNVLPAFYAAIHFTLSLFPEAQVSSIYKIGDIVEKPREISFHTTTIQRILGQTLSSERLVQKLETLGFSVVPTPQNNVVSVKVPSYRHDINEEIDLVEEIYRTEPWHLKNVKPVSCFTPIYALKRQIANRLANSGLQEFFTCDLLDPELATWHREECQALALQGSKHATVLRNSLLPGLLKSAATNLHRQVSSVQAFEIGTLYSKHGSQYQETQSLGILLTGDVAPLSWIAPRSSLSFYSLKGRVETLFQQLYISLDCYTIKSSHHPDFHPYQQAAFCLNEHIFGSIGRVHPHLTQKAQIKHPVFFAEISLDFLCKLQKKITKIYKPCSIYPSSFRDVTLTVPEEMPADALRRKLLSKASKWLESVSIISIYQDKGPVAKEKNVTLRLVFQDYERTLSHQDIEEEYCRLVALLTELLTDTRGTADR, encoded by the coding sequence ATGCAGGTTCCTCTATCCTTACTTCAAACATATTTTTCTTCTCCACTTTCCACAAAGGAAATTCTAGAGGCATGTGATCACATTGGAATAGAAGCTGATGTTCACATCACGACGCCTCTTTCCTGCACTTCGATTATCACAGCAAGAATTGTCCAAACGGCTCCCCATCCCAATGCTAATAAACTCCTCGTCGCCATTCTTACCGATGGGAAGCAAGAATACCAAATTGTTTGTGGGGCTTCCAATTGTCGTGCAGGTCTTATCGTTCCACTCGCCCTTCCAGGAGCCAAACTCATCGACAGCCGAGGACAAACCCAAACAATAAAAAAAGCTAAACTCCGTGGTATAGAATCTCAAGGCATGTGTTGCTCTAAAAAAGAAATTGGATTGAGTGATACTTCTATACAAAAAGAGAATCTTCTTGAACTTCCAGAAACCACCCCTCTAGGAGAAGATATTGCCACACTCTTTGACAACGTTTCCTTAGAATTATCTCTAACACCCAACTTAGGACATTGTGCTTCTTTGCTAGGACTTGCACGAGAAATCTGCCACGTCACGCAAGCCGATCTTGTCATCCCTCAACAATTTTCATTTGATCCTCTTTCTACGACACCCATGCCCTTACATAGTGATCCCAGTGTCTGTCCTATGTTTTGTTATGCCGTGATCTCGGGATTATTCCTGCGTCCCTCACCTCAAGAGTTACAAGAAGCATTATTAGCATTAAAACAAAAACCCATAAATGCCATTGTAGATATCACGAATTACATTATGCTCTGTTTAGGACAACCTGTACATGCCTATGATGCGCGTAAAGTAGTTCTGGACTCTCTGGGTGTACAAAAGCTCCCCTCTCCGCAGTCGTATACTCTGTTAAATGGAGAAACTGTTCTCATTCCTTCTGGGGCTACTGTTGTCTGTGATGCCCACCGTATTTTAGCTCTAGGAGGTGTTATGGGCGGGCAGGAAACCTCCATAACGGAGAGCACAACAACGATAGTGTTAGAAGCTGCGTATTTCCTCCCCACAGCCATACGAGCGTCGCAAAAGCTTCTTCTCATACACTCAGAAGCCGCTTATAGATTTTCTCGAGGAGTAGATCCACAAAACGTTTTGCCTGCTTTTTATGCTGCCATTCATTTTACGTTGAGCCTCTTTCCTGAGGCTCAAGTTTCCTCAATTTATAAAATAGGAGACATTGTAGAGAAGCCACGAGAAATCTCTTTCCATACCACAACAATCCAAAGAATCTTGGGGCAAACCTTATCTTCTGAGAGGCTTGTACAAAAGTTAGAAACCCTAGGATTTTCTGTTGTCCCCACCCCCCAAAACAACGTTGTTTCTGTAAAAGTTCCTTCCTACCGCCACGATATTAATGAAGAAATCGATCTTGTGGAAGAGATTTACAGAACAGAACCTTGGCATTTGAAAAATGTAAAACCCGTGTCGTGTTTTACTCCTATTTATGCATTAAAACGGCAAATTGCAAATAGATTAGCTAATTCGGGATTGCAAGAATTCTTTACTTGTGACCTTTTAGATCCCGAGCTAGCAACTTGGCATAGAGAAGAATGCCAAGCTTTAGCACTGCAAGGTTCTAAACACGCTACAGTCCTTAGAAACTCACTCCTTCCTGGGTTATTAAAAAGTGCTGCTACGAATCTTCATAGACAAGTGTCTAGTGTCCAAGCATTTGAAATTGGTACTCTTTATAGCAAACATGGATCACAATATCAAGAAACTCAAAGTTTAGGAATCCTTCTGACAGGAGATGTTGCACCACTTTCTTGGATTGCTCCTCGCTCTTCTCTATCTTTCTATTCCTTGAAAGGGCGCGTAGAAACATTGTTCCAACAACTTTATATTTCTTTAGATTGTTATACTATAAAATCTAGTCACCATCCTGATTTTCACCCTTACCAGCAAGCGGCATTTTGTCTTAATGAACATATATTTGGATCTATAGGTAGAGTCCATCCTCATCTTACTCAGAAAGCTCAAATTAAACATCCTGTGTTCTTTGCTGAGATTTCCTTAGATTTTCTGTGCAAACTCCAAAAAAAAATCACAAAAATCTATAAGCCCTGTTCTATCTATCCTTCCTCTTTCCGAGATGTCACTTTGACAGTTCCTGAGGAAATGCCTGCAGATGCCTTACGTAGGAAACTTTTAAGTAAAGCTTCTAAATGGCTTGAAAGTGTATCTATTATCAGTATATATCAAGATAAAGGTCCGGTAGCGAAGGAAAAAAATGTCACTTTGCGGCTAGTATTTCAAGATTACGAGCGTACATTATCCCACCAAGACATTGAAGAAGAATACTGCCGTTTGGTAGCCTTACTTACCGAGTTGTTAACTGACACTAGAGGAACTGCTGATCGATGA
- a CDS encoding toxin-antitoxin system YwqK family antitoxin has protein sequence MKQLLFCVCAFILSQSAYGSVLRHDPSIIKETFKNNYGIIVSRQEWINRGCDGTLTKVLRNGATLHEVYVGGLLHGEATLTFPHATTLAFVKTYDQGRLISCKTFFPNGLPSQEEVFNEDGTFVLTRWSENSDNDTITNPYFVETSYQNRILEGTYSSFNGKYTSRIHNGDGVRSIFSPTNLLLAEETFKEGVLVKRTTFYPNQDPEIVTHYFNDQRHGLQLTYFPGGIPNTIEEWRYGYQDGTTMVFKNGYRAAEISFVKGHKEGLELRYNEEEVVVEELSWQNDTLHGVRKIYAGGVHKCEWYHRGRLVSKSKFERLNIAR, from the coding sequence ATGAAACAATTACTTTTTTGCGTTTGCGCATTTATATTATCCCAGTCAGCATATGGATCTGTATTACGACATGATCCCTCTATTATCAAGGAAACTTTCAAAAACAACTATGGTATCATTGTCTCTAGACAAGAATGGATAAATCGTGGTTGTGATGGTACCCTAACAAAAGTACTTCGCAATGGAGCTACACTTCATGAGGTTTACGTCGGTGGTCTTCTCCATGGCGAGGCTACTTTGACCTTTCCTCACGCAACAACTTTAGCATTTGTAAAAACTTATGATCAAGGACGGTTAATATCTTGTAAGACCTTCTTCCCTAATGGTCTTCCTTCCCAAGAGGAAGTCTTCAATGAAGATGGTACCTTTGTCCTTACCCGTTGGTCTGAAAATAGTGACAACGATACAATCACAAATCCGTATTTCGTAGAGACTTCCTATCAAAATCGTATTCTTGAAGGTACATATTCTTCATTCAATGGAAAATATACATCTAGGATTCATAATGGTGACGGTGTCCGTTCCATTTTTTCTCCTACGAATCTTCTTCTTGCCGAAGAAACTTTCAAAGAGGGTGTCCTGGTAAAGCGCACAACTTTTTATCCCAATCAAGATCCCGAAATAGTGACTCATTATTTTAATGATCAACGCCATGGCTTACAATTGACATACTTTCCTGGAGGTATACCGAACACTATTGAAGAATGGCGTTACGGCTATCAAGATGGGACAACTATGGTGTTTAAAAATGGGTATCGAGCTGCCGAGATCTCCTTTGTCAAAGGACATAAAGAGGGTCTCGAATTACGCTATAATGAAGAAGAGGTTGTTGTTGAAGAACTTTCTTGGCAGAACGATACCCTTCATGGTGTAAGGAAAATTTATGCCGGTGGGGTACACAAATGTGAATGGTATCATCGCGGTAGGTTAGTCTCCAAATCCAAATTCGAACGGCTGAATATTGCGAGATAA
- a CDS encoding methylated-DNA--[protein]-cysteine S-methyltransferase yields the protein MAENLLIPKLMKHSLSQACSQGLLVANTPPIQLIVHFHNNIIIKTQLTVAPVFSCLFLGPGAHKVMEEVVFWSSGYAEKKHTSLCSYLAKGLLSPKQREILNCIAEIPFGEQCTYAEIAKNTHTHPRAVGSACKHNPFLLFIPCHRVVRTCGSSSYVAGISIRNILINFENAF from the coding sequence ATGGCCGAAAATTTACTCATTCCTAAGCTTATGAAGCATTCGTTATCACAAGCTTGCTCTCAGGGTCTTCTTGTTGCTAATACTCCCCCAATACAACTCATCGTACACTTTCATAACAATATTATTATAAAAACTCAACTTACAGTAGCTCCAGTATTTTCCTGTTTATTTTTAGGGCCTGGCGCACATAAAGTCATGGAAGAAGTCGTCTTTTGGAGTTCAGGTTACGCTGAAAAAAAACATACTTCTCTATGCTCATACCTCGCTAAAGGTCTACTATCTCCAAAACAGAGGGAAATCTTGAATTGTATTGCGGAAATTCCCTTTGGAGAACAGTGTACGTATGCTGAGATTGCTAAGAATACTCATACCCATCCTAGGGCGGTAGGTAGTGCCTGCAAACACAATCCTTTTTTGTTATTTATCCCCTGTCATAGAGTAGTAAGGACTTGTGGATCATCGTCCTATGTAGCAGGCATTTCCATTCGAAACATCCTTATAAATTTTGAAAATGCTTTTTAA
- a CDS encoding ABC transporter permease, which translates to MDSPLSFYHRFCSAYRKNFLASLSWKFFITIAVIGIYAPLFASSKPLLVRWHGEFFFPLLRYLLFRGYYTKPVDLFFNVLMLTFPFFLLSWKLCRGYVRCWFLGILIVVHITGFVWVYHGKIQDPTAAEQLKKARAERIRENIVIVNSETLMLLPKEARTWEMEQHYMSKYEQLNILTKTKYRKKQDHVLKKYRVAFEGHRSIAMPTLRYLEMKNEDICLTRLQQQMSKLQRSYEIAQQAWNRAIDNYRPFAMALTRIEYDFNLAMYNNWWRQLEELRVAYADIEKQAESHRNYLLETRQVIEKYTKLHSAVTFIQNKRAWIEKESEELHILISPFFSSFHWEDDAGGSREMNKYVAWWQLTRITRKDLLASLIFGIRIALLVSSIGVAIGLTLGIMIGLAAGYFGGIVDMVLSRFTEIWETMPMLFILMLVVAITQKKSLILNTVLLGCFSWTGFSRYIRVEALKQRDMAYVLAASNLGYSHYYIMVHQILPNAIVPIISLLPFTMMAMISCEAGLTFLGLGEESSASWGNLMREGVTGFPAESMVLWPPALMLTALLIGIALIGDGVRDALDPRLQD; encoded by the coding sequence GTGGATTCTCCTCTTTCTTTTTATCATCGTTTTTGTTCTGCATATCGTAAAAATTTTTTAGCTTCGTTGTCCTGGAAATTTTTCATTACCATTGCTGTTATAGGAATTTACGCACCCTTATTTGCTAGTAGTAAACCTCTGCTTGTTCGATGGCATGGAGAATTCTTTTTCCCCTTATTAAGATACTTATTGTTCCGAGGATACTATACAAAACCTGTGGATTTGTTTTTCAATGTCCTCATGTTGACATTTCCTTTTTTCTTACTTTCTTGGAAGCTCTGTCGTGGGTATGTACGTTGTTGGTTTCTGGGAATTCTTATAGTCGTCCACATTACTGGTTTTGTCTGGGTATATCATGGCAAAATACAAGATCCTACGGCTGCAGAACAGCTCAAGAAGGCACGTGCAGAGAGAATTCGTGAAAATATTGTAATAGTCAATTCCGAAACTTTAATGTTGCTGCCCAAAGAGGCACGTACTTGGGAAATGGAACAGCATTATATGAGTAAATATGAGCAGTTGAATATCCTTACTAAGACAAAATATCGGAAGAAACAGGATCATGTCCTGAAGAAATATCGCGTCGCTTTTGAAGGACACCGCAGCATTGCTATGCCCACATTACGCTATTTAGAAATGAAAAATGAGGATATCTGTCTTACACGGCTTCAACAACAAATGTCTAAGCTACAGCGATCTTATGAGATAGCACAACAAGCATGGAATCGTGCTATCGATAACTACCGCCCCTTTGCCATGGCATTAACACGAATAGAGTATGATTTCAACCTCGCCATGTATAATAATTGGTGGAGACAACTTGAAGAGTTGCGAGTTGCTTATGCAGATATAGAAAAACAAGCAGAGTCGCATAGGAATTATTTGTTAGAAACACGCCAGGTAATCGAAAAGTATACAAAATTGCATAGCGCTGTAACGTTTATTCAGAACAAGCGTGCATGGATAGAAAAAGAATCTGAAGAACTCCACATTCTTATTAGTCCATTTTTTAGTAGCTTTCATTGGGAAGACGATGCAGGCGGTTCTCGTGAAATGAACAAATATGTGGCGTGGTGGCAACTCACAAGAATCACTCGTAAAGATTTACTTGCTTCTTTGATTTTTGGTATTCGCATTGCCCTTCTTGTTAGCAGCATTGGAGTGGCAATAGGGTTAACCCTCGGTATCATGATTGGGTTGGCCGCAGGATATTTTGGAGGTATCGTAGACATGGTCCTGTCTCGTTTTACTGAGATTTGGGAAACCATGCCTATGCTATTTATTTTAATGCTTGTTGTTGCCATTACACAAAAGAAATCTCTAATATTGAACACAGTATTGTTGGGTTGCTTTAGCTGGACAGGGTTCAGTCGTTATATTAGAGTTGAAGCATTAAAGCAACGGGATATGGCTTATGTTCTGGCAGCGAGTAACTTAGGCTATAGCCATTACTATATTATGGTACATCAAATACTCCCCAATGCCATTGTTCCAATAATCTCTCTATTGCCCTTTACTATGATGGCGATGATTAGCTGTGAAGCAGGACTTACCTTTTTGGGTCTTGGTGAGGAGTCTTCAGCATCTTGGGGAAATCTTATGCGAGAAGGTGTTACAGGATTTCCCGCAGAAAGTATGGTCCTATGGCCTCCAGCACTCATGCTCACGGCTTTGTTAATTGGTATTGCATTGATAGGCGATGGTGTGCGAGATGCCTTGGACCCTCGTCTCCAGGATTAA
- a CDS encoding ABC transporter permease has translation MFKYILKRLVLIPLTLFAIISINFVILNAAPGDVIEDQSVDSCGEAGKSEKVRTYKGPDRYLQFREHYGLTLPIFFNTRPKLSHKQIQTGIQELINSAQSKNAKGEKFSTLKIYWGDRAKFIMPILLFEAGNLSENPIYRHVAADLFIRGGIRQGIVSTKLTPKQREYNREVSESNLLLVRQLSEEDINTKVEVLKKWFRDSGGIEAFSYNTRRSWKIFFCETRFARYMSRILRLDFGTLRNDGHKTVISEVFKRLRSSLVLSILPMIVGFVLCQFFGMIMALKRNRLVDHVLNFIFLILFSIPVFVAVPWIIDNFVINKTIPFTSIPMPYSGLRSPPEIFNELSTFGRLLDLIVHGFLPFCAVSYGAFAAQSRLSRSIFLEILSQDYICAVRARGISRMDILCKHVGKNAAASLVTSLASSMGALLGGTLIVETLFDIDGFGKFFYHAILNRDHNVVLFSVLMGSALSLIGYLIGDICYVLLDPRVRLDGRRM, from the coding sequence GTGTTTAAGTACATCTTAAAACGCCTTGTGTTAATCCCTCTAACCTTGTTCGCTATTATTTCTATAAATTTTGTGATTTTAAACGCAGCTCCTGGAGATGTTATAGAGGACCAATCCGTCGATTCTTGCGGAGAAGCAGGAAAATCAGAAAAAGTCCGTACCTATAAAGGTCCTGATCGTTATTTGCAATTTCGGGAGCATTATGGATTGACATTGCCCATTTTTTTCAACACACGTCCTAAGCTATCGCATAAACAGATTCAAACAGGGATTCAAGAATTAATAAATAGTGCACAGAGTAAAAATGCTAAGGGGGAGAAGTTTTCTACTTTAAAAATCTATTGGGGAGATCGAGCCAAATTTATCATGCCGATATTATTGTTTGAAGCCGGTAATCTTTCTGAAAATCCGATCTATCGTCATGTAGCTGCAGATTTGTTTATTCGTGGGGGAATCCGCCAAGGGATTGTTAGCACGAAACTCACACCAAAGCAAAGAGAATATAATCGAGAAGTGTCAGAAAGTAACCTCTTGTTAGTTCGGCAACTTTCAGAAGAAGATATCAACACTAAAGTAGAAGTATTAAAGAAGTGGTTTCGAGATTCTGGAGGCATTGAAGCTTTTTCTTATAACACTCGGAGATCATGGAAAATTTTTTTCTGTGAAACCCGTTTTGCTCGTTATATGTCTCGCATTTTACGATTAGATTTTGGCACTTTACGTAATGATGGACATAAAACAGTAATTTCAGAGGTCTTTAAACGCTTGCGCTCCTCTTTAGTATTGTCAATCTTGCCTATGATTGTTGGGTTCGTGTTATGTCAATTTTTCGGCATGATCATGGCGTTAAAAAGAAACCGATTGGTTGATCATGTCTTGAATTTCATATTCCTTATTTTGTTTTCAATCCCTGTATTTGTTGCAGTTCCATGGATTATAGATAATTTTGTTATTAACAAAACTATACCTTTTACTTCAATTCCCATGCCCTACAGTGGCTTACGTTCTCCTCCAGAGATTTTTAATGAATTGAGTACTTTCGGACGTTTGTTAGATTTGATTGTACACGGTTTCCTCCCTTTTTGTGCGGTAAGTTATGGTGCCTTCGCTGCTCAATCACGCTTGAGTCGTTCGATATTTCTTGAAATTCTCAGTCAAGATTATATCTGTGCAGTTAGAGCTCGTGGCATATCCCGTATGGATATTCTATGTAAGCATGTGGGAAAAAATGCTGCTGCCTCATTAGTCACTTCCTTAGCATCATCAATGGGAGCTTTACTTGGCGGCACTTTGATAGTCGAAACTTTATTTGACATAGATGGCTTTGGAAAGTTTTTCTATCACGCCATTTTAAATCGTGATCACAATGTAGTTTTATTCTCCGTGCTTATGGGGTCAGCATTGTCCCTGATAGGATACTTGATTGGTGATATTTGTTATGTACTTTTAGATCCTCGCGTACGGCTAGATGGGAGGAGGATGTAA
- a CDS encoding ABC transporter substrate-binding protein, producing MNKRCVLDKIIKGILAGSLILLYWSSNLLEKDVKSIKSNVRDVQDDIREISRLIKQQSSQTLNLSPNPAIVSSIACNKTLSMVYGDSTYRNLLSPDPYMQQSLPDLLGVNFTSKGVLRTAHVGKPDNLNPFNGFDYVIKFYELCVPALANPHVGKYEEFSPGLAVKIEEHATVDGSGDKEFHVYLRPHVFWSPINPGFFPKHVQLDKKFLQPHPVTAHDFKFYYDVVMNPYVATMGAVALRSYFEDIISFTIENDLKFVVRWKAHTIVNDEGQEERRVLYSAFSNTLCLRPLPCFVYQYFANGEKIIDDAHDSDIYRKDSVWAQNFVAHWANNYVVSCGAFYFGGLDDEKVVFLRNPDYYDPLGALVEKRYVYFKDSTDALFQDFKTGKIDIAYLPPNQTDNLQNFMKSPAYTKQAAKGEAIRELVASDRAYTYIGWNCYSLFFQSRQVRRAMNMAIDRDRVIEQCLGGRGRTISGPFAHYSPSYNQEVEGWHYSPEEAIRLLEEEGWIDTDGDGIREKVIDGVVVPFRFRLCYYVKSFIARMIADYMVTVCKEIGVECSLLGLDMADLSYAFDEKNFDALLMGWCLASPPEDPRALWHSEGAMEKGSANVVGFQNEEADLIIDKLSYEYDPEERVRLYHRFHEIIHEEAPYAFLYARYYSLLYKDYVKNVFIPIHRVDLIPEAQDETINIDKVWLDKKEEECLSTS from the coding sequence ATGAATAAAAGGTGTGTATTAGACAAAATTATAAAAGGCATTTTAGCAGGCTCTTTGATTTTGTTGTATTGGTCATCAAATTTACTTGAAAAAGATGTTAAGTCTATCAAAAGTAATGTCCGCGATGTTCAGGATGATATTCGTGAAATTTCACGGCTTATTAAACAACAGTCTTCTCAAACGTTAAATCTTTCACCTAACCCTGCAATAGTTTCTAGTATTGCCTGTAATAAAACTTTAAGTATGGTCTACGGTGATTCCACATATCGTAACCTACTCTCTCCTGATCCTTACATGCAGCAATCTTTACCGGATTTGTTAGGAGTTAACTTTACTTCGAAAGGTGTATTGCGTACAGCACATGTAGGCAAACCAGACAATTTAAACCCATTTAATGGTTTTGATTACGTTATTAAATTCTATGAACTCTGTGTCCCTGCTTTAGCAAACCCTCATGTAGGAAAATATGAGGAATTTTCTCCAGGCCTTGCTGTAAAAATAGAAGAGCATGCTACTGTTGATGGTTCTGGAGATAAAGAGTTTCATGTGTACTTACGTCCCCATGTATTTTGGTCTCCGATTAACCCTGGATTTTTCCCTAAACACGTGCAGTTGGATAAGAAGTTTTTACAGCCTCACCCAGTGACTGCCCACGATTTTAAGTTCTACTATGATGTAGTTATGAATCCCTATGTGGCAACAATGGGAGCTGTTGCTTTACGCTCCTATTTTGAAGACATTATTTCTTTTACTATAGAAAATGACTTGAAATTTGTAGTGCGATGGAAAGCACATACCATAGTAAATGATGAGGGACAGGAAGAACGTAGAGTACTCTATTCTGCCTTTTCCAATACACTTTGCTTACGACCCCTTCCTTGTTTTGTTTATCAATATTTTGCTAATGGAGAAAAAATCATTGATGATGCTCATGATTCTGACATTTACAGGAAGGATTCTGTCTGGGCACAAAATTTCGTAGCTCATTGGGCAAATAATTACGTTGTGAGTTGCGGAGCTTTCTATTTCGGAGGACTAGATGATGAAAAAGTCGTTTTCTTGCGTAATCCCGATTATTACGATCCCTTAGGAGCTCTTGTTGAAAAGCGTTACGTCTATTTTAAAGATAGTACAGACGCCTTATTTCAAGATTTTAAAACAGGGAAAATCGATATTGCTTATCTACCTCCAAATCAAACAGACAATCTCCAAAACTTTATGAAGAGTCCAGCTTATACTAAGCAAGCTGCTAAAGGTGAGGCTATTCGTGAATTGGTTGCCTCCGACCGTGCATATACTTATATAGGTTGGAACTGCTATTCTTTATTTTTCCAAAGTCGTCAGGTACGCCGTGCTATGAATATGGCGATTGATAGGGATAGGGTTATTGAGCAATGCCTCGGAGGGCGAGGACGTACCATTAGTGGTCCATTCGCCCATTATTCTCCCTCTTATAACCAAGAGGTCGAAGGATGGCATTACTCCCCAGAAGAAGCTATTCGTCTACTAGAAGAAGAGGGATGGATAGATACTGACGGTGATGGCATTCGTGAAAAAGTAATCGATGGTGTTGTCGTCCCCTTCCGTTTTCGATTATGCTACTATGTGAAAAGTTTTATAGCGCGTATGATCGCAGATTATATGGTCACGGTTTGTAAAGAAATTGGCGTGGAGTGTAGCCTGCTTGGGTTAGATATGGCAGATCTTTCATACGCTTTTGACGAGAAAAATTTTGATGCTCTTTTAATGGGATGGTGTTTGGCTTCGCCTCCTGAAGATCCACGCGCTCTATGGCATTCCGAAGGTGCTATGGAAAAAGGCTCCGCCAATGTTGTAGGTTTCCAAAATGAGGAGGCTGATCTCATTATTGATAAGTTAAGCTACGAATACGATCCAGAGGAACGTGTTCGGTTATATCATCGTTTTCACGAAATTATCCATGAAGAGGCCCCCTATGCTTTTCTCTACGCACGATATTATTCCCTGCTTTATAAGGATTATGTAAAAAATGTTTTTATCCCAATACATAGGGTCGATTTAATCCCAGAAGCTCAGGATGAAACAATAAATATTGATAAGGTGTGGTTAGATAAGAAGGAGGAAGAGTGTTTAAGTACATCTTAA